GAATAAAACAGCGACCCACATCTTTTTCGGTATAAGGCTCTACCGCGATATGCTGATATTCAGGGTCAGAAAAACGTTCCCATACCTCAGGCAGTGGCGTTACCAGGATAAAGGCTCCCCCAGCAACCAACGTTCCGACCACTTGACCAAAGCCATTGGGGTTGAAGCCACTCCAGCCGTCAAACAAAACACAATCACTTTCCTGTCCGAGTAACTGATGAGCTTGTTTTGCGCTCACCGGTCGAACAATTGAAGGGGGCTGTATGCCAACAGCCGGGTCGCCAATCCATGCCCACCGGGACAGGCTACTTTGCTGCTGGGGAATGCATCTCTGACACCATTCGCGACTACCACTAATCACTATCAGCAGTCGGTGGTCACGCCCCTGATTAGTTTTCAGTAATGACTCAATGTTACTCTTAACCGATTCAAAACCGCTCACTGTTCTATCCTTAATCTCACCTAGTGTGAATTTTACACATTCTGCCAGTCAGGGTATAAGGAAATAGAATGAAAACAGGATCACTGCGAAATCGTCTACTATGTATATAAAATACAAGGTATAACACATGCACTCTGACTTATGTTTGGTCATGGACCAGGGAAGCCATAGCAGTCGGGCAATGATCTTTGATCGATTTGGTCACTGTCATAGCCAGGGGCAGGTTAGAATTAAGACCCAGCTGACACAGCCCAACCGGGCAGAACAGCAACCTGAACAAATTCTTATCTCTCTTAAACGGGCGGCTCTCGAAGCGATCAGCACCCTGAAACGGGAAGACAGAGCTCGTCTTAGAAACGCTGCCCTAATCACTCAACAGTCCAGCATGCTCTGCTGGGATGCTGATAGCGGTTCAGCTCTGACACCCGTCATCAGCTGGCAAGATCGGCGTGGTAGTCATTATATTGACGAGATAATGCCTCTGGCATCGATGATCCGGCAATTAACAGGCCTTTACCCGAATGCCCACCTGGCCGCTTCGAAACTACGCTGGTGTTTAGACCATCTGTCTTTTACTACCGCGAAACATCGCGTCAGAGGCGGACCTATTGCCGCCTGGCTCATAAAGCAGCTAGTACACGAACAACCAGATCTGGTCGACGGCGTGAATGCGTCACGCACCATGCTTTACTCAATCAATGAAAAAAACTGGCACCCGGAACTTCTTAATCTGTTCGAGCTGCCTGACTCACTTCTCCCCACGATCTGTCCGAGCACTTTTCATTTCGGAACATTACGACTACCGGGATGTGAATTACCCCTCGATTTTGTCAGTGGTGGTCAAGCGGCTGCCCTGTTTGCATTTGGCCCTCCCTCGCAAGAAAACCTGCATATAAACCTGGGCATCGGAGGCTCTCTCAATCGCGTCTTAACCGAGCGAGGGCTTCACCCGCAGGAGAAACTGCTTCACAGTCTTGTATTATCAGGCAAGCAGCCCCTGTTCAGTGCTGAGGGCACCGTTAACGGTGTGGCAAACGCCTTAGAGTGGGCCTTGAATATCTGCCGGCCCGAGTCTCAAAATCTGGATGAGTGGCCCGCTCAGTTCCCTGATCCTCCTCTGTTCATGAATATGGTGGGAGGAGTGGGTTCCCCTTACTGGAATGCCTTAGATCGATCCTGCTGGCTCAATGACAGTGAAGACCCCAAAGCTCGAATGGTCGCGGTGATGGAGAGCATAATATTCCTTATCTGCAACAATATTGTGGCGATGTCCGCCCTGCCTAAAGCCAAGCAGATAATCATCGGCGGAGGTGTGAGTCAACTAGACTATATTTGTCAGGGAATAGCAGATTTAAGTGGTATTTCAGTATTACGCTATGAACAACATGAACTCTCCTCTCTGGGAGCTGCCTGGCACGCTATGCCGAATAGCCACAGAGAGTTCAAACCTGAAACGCAATTCTCACCTAGAGAAAATATCCCACTCGAAGAGCGTTATAAAAAATGGCTTGAAGTATTCCGCGAACACCTTGCAAAACTAGATGACTAACCGATCTATTGGAAATGGGTAAGCGCAATCCCGGACAGGTACGCTAAACGCTTGAAAATTCCCCCTGATGGGGTGGCTTAAACCATCCCATCAGGTTCAGATACTTAAAAGAACAATAAATTAATTGGAAAATGTTACGGGGATATCGCGAGGATCTTCAGTCCTGGCACGAACCTGATCGCCACCATTGGCAACCGCATCATTCAACGCCACCTCTACACTCGCTAAGATATTTTCCGCTGTCAGCTGAACCGATGGCTGCATGGTACAGGTGCCAATACTGATACTCAGTGCTTCCCCTTCAGTGTGGGCTTCACGAACTTCCTGACAGAGTCGTTCAGCTAACACTGGAGATTGCTCATTTGTAGCGGGTAATAACAATGCAAAACGGTGATCACCAATTCGCGCAGCCAGATCACCTGGCCGTGATATTGCACTTTCGAGAATAGTCGCGATCTGACACAGTTTCTGACGAGCAGAGCTGTCTTCTGCTCCCTCTATTTTGTCGGCATTAATCAACATCAGCGTTAATGGGCTAAATTCTCGCACCGCCCGACGACACTCCGTATTCAACATCTGGCTAAAATGACGATCATTTGCCAGCCCTGTCAAATCATCACTGACAACAAGAGAAGCCAGCTTTTCCTGGCTCTGTTGTAACTCCAGTTCTTTCGATTTAATAACTTTATGATAAGTACGTGTTCGTCCCGACATATTCAGCCACATACCGAGCATCACAAACGCTAATCCCCCCCCCATCAACGCGATAAGCAGCGGTAAAAATGTATGATGGCTTTGCACAATTGGATCCGCAAGGCTGTAGAACTCTTCTTCCGTCAACTCTTGTTGCGGTCCATACGCCTGCCAGAGCGTTTCAATATCTCTCGCTTCTCCCGCCAATTCATAATTGACCTCATCTACACGATGTTCAATTGCGAGCCGAATCGCCTGAACAGCAACCCGTTCTTCATAGGACCGCACACCAAAAAACAAAACGATAAACACCAGCACCGACACCACACAAATTGAGATCGTTTGAAGTTGACTCTGAGGGCTCGTTTGTCTGTTTTCTATCACACTTATGTTCCTTTATGGCGACCAGGTTTTCATTTAGTAAATACTTTTTTCTAAGCCGATGCAAACCTCTATTGACCATACCGCTTATGCGGCTGATTCAGGTAAGCGAGTTCTTCAGGTGTGGAAGAGCGACTAAGAATTTCATTGCGATGCGGGAAACGGCCAAAGCGAGCGATAAGATCCCGGTGTTCATTGGCAAAATCAAGCGCATTATCTATATGGTGCCTCTGTTCTCGAGGCGTAGCGCAAAGCATCCCTTCTAACTGAGCAACACATAGGTTTTGGGCGCTCATCTCTTCGGCGTGCTCCAGCGGCATATAAAAAAACAACCTTTCACTGGCTTCCAAGGCGGTATCATGACCGTTGCTAATACCTTCCCTGCAAAGCTGTTCCGCTCTCTGGTCACCGGCAAAAGCGTCTACCGCACCCCGATAAATACTACGAGTAAACTGATCTAATAAAAGAATCAGCGCTAAACGACCTCGAGGCTGACCTGACCAGTCATCCAGCTGCCCCCAAATAGCCATTCTAACCTGATGACCAAATAGCTCTTCAATCAACCGGTCCATTTTCTCATCGCCAAACCACCAGAGTTTCTTACGGTTTGTCACTGGAAATCCCTGTTTAAGCTCACCAAACCAAAACTGCAGAACCTCTTCAATCTGCTCGGTCATACTTTTCCCTCGATGAAACTACTCAGTTCGTACGTCTCAAATAACAGTATAGAGGAGAAGCCCTGCTATGCAGAAAGCAAATTCCAAATTTAACAGAATTAACCAATACACATTACCCATATAAACATTGATATGTTTAATCTGTTTTCTGCGGAAAATAGAAAAACGTATTTTTAAGAGTAACGAAGACACCGTAAACTTACTTAATTTTCTAAATCAATTTAGCTTTTATATAAAACAGATCTGTTCTAGTCTGAACTATACGAAAACAAACCACTCTTTATGTATTAACGGATAGTCTGATTGTGACTTTCAATGGAGAAAAAATGCGAAGCATTCTTATTGTGGTGTTATTAATCATTGGAGGACTGGGAGCTTATCTGCTGTTGCAACAACCGCAATCAGCCGCCCCCGTGGGAACGCCAAAACAGCAGCCCGATGAATTATCGCGTATGGCTGCAGAGCGGCATATTGATAACCTAACCTCAAAGCCTGAACAGATAATTGAGATAGGTCAGGCAAACAATTTTGTCACCCGGGATCAGCTCCTTCAACTTCCTGCAGGAAAGGCCACCACTACCGCCGGTACTGAAGCAATCGAGTCAGGTAATGCAACAACCTTTGGCGTTCAACTGGAACAGATAGGAAGCCCCAGTCAACCTCAAAAGAAAATGTTATCTGTCGGCCAACTTCCCCAAGCAGATCAGATTAAACTCCAGGAACTACTCAATAACCCAGACACGGCTGCTGATACTCTGTTTTATATTCACGGTGTCAGTGATGCCGACAAGCAAGGCCTTTGGGGAATTATTCAAAGCGGGCTAATCGATACTTTTGCCCGGGGCATTCAACTGGAAAACAGACAAATTAGCACCGATATCCCACAAGTTGCTGACGAACGAATGGCCAACAGCACCAGTTCTTTTCTGGGATCTATTCTGGACGAGAAAGTTAAAGATACATACGTCTACAACTACGCTAAAGGGGTTCTGGGCCACAATCCCAACTTGATTAATCCCGGACAGGAGTTGATTATCGTTTCCTTTACACAGGACGAACTTATCAACATCTACAATCATTTCAACAAGCAATAAAGATAGTAGGAAAAACAATGATTGATCTCTATACCTGGGGGACACCCAATGGACGGAAGATTTCTATCATGCTCGAAGCAACAGGCTTACCCTATCGGGTATATCCAATCGACATTCAAGATGGTGACCAGTACGACGCTGACTTCCTCGCTATCAGTCCTAATAACAAAATTCCTGCCATTATCGATGATGAAGGCCCTGATGGAGAAACCGTTAAGCTTTTTGAAAGTGGCGCTATTCTGCTCTATCTAGCCGAAAAGACTGGAGACTTCATCCCGACCCATCCATTAAAACGATTAGAGTGCCTGCAGTGGCTTATGTGGCAAATGGGGGGCTTTGGTCCTATGCTGGGTCAGTTGCACCACTTTAACCGTTTTGCAAAAGAAAAAAATCCTTACGCGATTAAACGTTACAATGATGAAACCCAGCGGCTTTGGGGAGTACTAGATAAGCAATTAACCGATCATACATTTATTATTGACCGGGAACTGAGTATTGCTGATTTTGCTATCTACCCTTGGACTAAACGTTTTGAATGGCAAAGTATTAACCCTGAAGACTTTCCCCATGTACTGGCCTGGATGGAAAGAATGAATCACATCGAATTTGTTCAACGAGGCATGGCTGTTCCATAGTGTAACAGTTTTCGCCGCTTTAACCCTCCAGACCGAATCGACGAAGTTTTCGGGATAAAAGCTCATCAAGACTCTTAAGATCTCCCTCTTCTAACTCGACTACGTCAAGATTATTTTCCTGATAGAGCGTTTTCTTACGCATCTTACCTTTAAGATAAGAGGGATCGTTCTCACTGCCCCAAAACTCAATGTACAGGTTTATCTGAGGTAGATAAAAATCTGCGGTGACCTCCTCATGAATAGGTAATCTTTTATGACAAGCGTGGGGAATACCCGCAAGATACAGCCAATTATCAATCATCACCTCTGCTTCTGAACGCAACAGATGTCCATCCATTGAGCTGCACCCCATGCGGGTTTCAACTGCAGCAAGATGCGGCTCAAACTGTTTAACACTCCGTTTTAAGAGCATGTTTTGAGTCAAAAGCTTAGGCCAGACAACATAAGGGATCGCTGTCTTGAGGTCCTCTTTCTGGATCCCTCCCTGCACCTTACCTGCTGAAGTCACCTGCCAGCCTTTTAACCAGGGCTTTATCCATCCCAGCTCTGCCAACAGTTTATTGATAAGACGAGCGTCCAATCCAAGCATTAACCCCAGCCCTTTGGCACTGGTGATGAGATCTTCAGGACTTACCAACGCGCGATGCGTGATAACCACCTCTGGCCAGATAATATAGCGTCCATAACGCTCACTATCCCGGTAACTTCCCTGTTCAAATTCACCTTTGGAGGTTAACAACCACTGATCTTCTTCCCGCTTAATCCAGCCAAGCGCTTCCAGCTCAGCAAACATCTGCCGGCTGGTTTTACCTAACTTTTTTGCCAGAGCGGAGGTTGATATTTTTTGTAGCTCTTTAGCCATTGACTCTATTCCGTTATATGGTCACCACTGCAGCGGATATTGTGACACTTTTCACGACCGGTCAAAACAATTTTCGCAGAGGATAAAACTGTGATCCGGACCAAACTCAACAAAACTCAAAATGGTTATTTTTAAATTCCACAAGCGCTTGCAATAAAATCTGAAAAGGGCATTCTGTAAGTGTGACATCAAGCATAGTTTGCATTAAGGGCTACATCATGAATATCAATATTACTAACCGAAATGACAAAGTATCTCCCGCTCTGAGAGACAAAATTGAAAGCTGGTTAGAGGAGAGTCAAAAGCGCTACAACGTCATCACCAGCGCCCAGGTCACTGTTGAAAAAAGCAATGGAAAAGAGGAGATTGTTGAAGCCACTATTCATGCGACTGGTAAAGACCTGTTCGCCAAAGCCAGCGAAGAAAACCTTTTTGCCGCGCTGGATTCTCTAGCCCATAAAATTGATAAACAGCTAGCGAAAATCCGCGATATTCAAACCAACAAAAAAGGCTCCGGCATCCCGGTGATGGCTGAACCTGAAGAAGAGATCTCCGAAGAGGAATAGTCTTCCATTTTGCACAAAAAAGGCTGAACTTTGTTCAGCCTTTTTTATTTCTATTATCCGGTTAACAAACAGCAAATCTTTACCGTGCCTCTAGTAACCGCTCAACAATCCAGCCGGTCACTTGTTTACCCTCTAAATCGGTACGAATTTTCTTCCACTCCTTCTGGCTTGCTATCACTTCAACTTCTTGCGGGTGACTCAGCTGCCCCACCACCCGGTAGTTAGATCCAGGCCCAGAGCGAAAGTTAACCTGGGTGCCCTTCACCCGAGAGAATGAAATAGTAGCATCAGCGTTTGGTGTTGCTGCCCTAGAAGAAGAAACCGTCGTATTTGCCTTTGATGCCGCTTTAGCCGGTTGTAAAAACCTGGCCGCTGTCCAGGCCTGAGCAGTTTTTCCTGACTCATTACGATACCTGACTTTGATCCATTCACCGTCGCGGTGCAGCTGTTTAACCATTTGGTTACGCTTCAAACCACCTACAACAGGGTGCTCGCTACCAGGCCCTCGTCGTAACCGAAGTGCTGCAACAGTGACAGTATAGTATTCCCCACTACCCTCAGAAACAGACCGAGTGGCTCCCTGCTGTTGCGCGGTAAGGTTTTTGCTCAACACCCAACCCTTGAGCGGCTGTTTTTTAGCCGTCAGAAAGAAAACCTTTGACCATTCGCCCTGTTTATCTATTTCCAGCAAAACGTTCCCTTTTGCCAGCTGGCTCATGACTTCCTTACCACCCGGATCTGTAAAAACCTCAGCAGCTCGGTTAACCATGAAATATTCAAATGCCTGACTAAGGCTAGAGAAAAGGCATAAAAAAACCAGCAGTGCAGGTTTGACAATGGCTGTCTTCACGAAAGAAAATCCTGTGTAAAGTATCAATTGAGTAGCCCATCATAGCAATTATGCAGACGCTGGCAAGCCGAACTACTAAGCCGTTTACAGCTTACCAGACTCATACTCATTTGTTTAATTACTACACAATCTGAGGAAAGTTATAGAACTATCTTGTTAATATATCGCTATAATCGTTTTACCTCTGTAGATATATATAGAAAGAGCTTATCTGGAACTTACTTTCTTAAATGCTTAAGCTCACTAACTGGAGTGGTATATGGCGCAGGATATACTGATGGCACGCCAGCCAATTTATGACCAGCACCTCAATGTTGTTGCCTATGAATTGTTATACCGCTCAAAAGATAGCCTGCAAAATAATCTGATTGAGGATGGCAACAGCGCTACCAGTCAGGTTCTACTCAACAATTACACCAGTATCTATCAATCCGGAAAACTCACCAAACTCCCTGCGTTCATTAACCTGACCAAAGAGATGGTAAAATCTGACCAAATACCAGAACTTTCCCGTCAACACATAGTGCTGGAAATTCTCGAAGGCATGGAAGTAGATGATGAGCTGATCTCGGGCGTTCAGCGTTTTGTCGATGAAGGTTACAAAGTCGCGCTGGACGATTTCATCTACAGCCCGGAATACGACCCCATTATCCGCATGGCGCATATCGTCAAATTAGATATACTCGAAATGACCGACGAAGAGTTAGTCAGACATGTCAAAATATTAAAACCGTTTGGTGTCACATTATTAGCCGAAAAGATTGAAACTCAGGCTGAGTTTGAACGCTGTCATGCCCTGGGATTTAAATTATTCCAGGGCTACTTTCTTTGTCGCCCTCAACTGGTTCAGGGTAAACAGCTTAATTCTAATGAAATAGTCATGGTCGAGCTTATGTCGGCCCTGGCAGACCCTAACGTAACGCCTGCCAGTATTGAGCGCATCGTTAAAAAAGATCCTCAACTGACATTTAGAATTCTTCGAATAGTAAATTCATCTTTCTACAATCTGATCAGAAAAATCGATAGCCTTGAAGAAGCGATCGTATTACTGGGGATTTCAGAAGTAAAACGCTGGTGCGCCCTGATCGCTTTTTCAGATCAAAACGGAAAACCGGAAGAGCTAACCCGTCATACCCTTGTACGAGCCCGCATGTGCGAAATTCTGGCTGAGGAAAGCGATGGAATGTCCGGCTCAACCGCTTTTATGATGGGTGTTGTATCCGGTCTCGATGCCCTGCTGGATATCCCTATTGAAGATATTCTCGAGCAAGTATTCCTCACTGAAGAGATAGAGCTTGCCATTCTCATGGGCGAAGGAAATTATGGCCAGTTGCTAACTAACGTGGACAATTTGATTCAAGGGCGCTGGAACCACTTATCTGCTCTGCAGACTGAGCAGGCACTCAGTGAGTCTTATATCAATAGCCTGCAATGGGTCACTGAAATTTCTGAAAAAATGATCTGACATTGAGATCAACTCTGGCTTAATTCCCAAATATAACCCGACTATCCCATCGATATTTACACCGCCTTCGATCACAAACAGGCAGCTGATAAATTTTTTTTATCAGCTATGTAAGTGATTATTCATTAGACAGGTTTCAACAGTAGCGGGACAATGACCACATATTCACAGATCTAATATTTTAAAGAGAGTATGACCCACTCATGACTACACTGATTTCACTGAACAAATTTCAACAACTACGTCACGTAGATGAAATAGTTGAGCAGGCAGAAAACAGCTGGTGGGTATACCGTCGCAGCATCGGCTTCAACGGAGGTTTGAGCTCTACAGCTCGCGTAGTATTTTTCGGGCGTAGCAAAAAACAGGTAACAGAGTGGATGGCTGAACAGTAAGCGCCAACAAATTTTAACTGACTTCTAAACATCCCTGGATGTTCAGTTAACCGGCTGGGCAGTGATCCTGTCCAGCCTCCCCCCACTACTTCTGTAGCTCCCTCGTTGCTTAAGCTCAACACCGCGCTCTATATACTCCAACAGAGTCTATGCTTTTACTCTGTTGTATCGATCGTTTAGCCTGAGAGGCACCCATTATCAGGCCACTGCTTTTTCGTACCATTTCATACGAGTAAGCAAAGTCACATAATAGCGTCGCATTGCGACCCGCAGAATAAAGGTAAAACTGATGAACAAAGAGATGACTCCTTTTGAAATCCGCCAGCATATTCGTAGCGGCGAATTCACAGGCAATACGTCTGGGTATGGACAGGGGTTTGTACAGGGAAACCTTGCGATCATGCCAAAAGAGTGGGCTAACGACTTTCTCCAGTTCTGCCAAAAGAACCCAAAGCCTTGTCCTATCGTTGGCATGTCCAGTCAGCCTGGCGAATTTATGTTGCCAGATTTGGGGCAAGAGATAGATATCCGTAGTGACGTACCAAAATACCGTATCTACGAACACGGAATACTGACCCGGGAAGTTGCTGATCTGACACCTTTCTGGCGCGACGACCTGGTGACCTTTGTCTTAGGCTGTTCATTCTCTTTTGAAGAAGCTCTCATCGCCGACGGACTCGAAGTACGAAATATCACAGAAGGCGTAAACGTACCGATGTACCGCACCAACATTGAATGTAAAAGCGCAGGACGTTTCAGCGGTACTACCGTTGTCAGTATGCGTCCAATGAAAGCGGCTGATGCAATTCGTGCTGTACAGATCTGTACACGTTTTCCGTCAGTACACGGTGCGCCTCTTCACTTAGGCGATCCGTCTCAGATCGGAATCAACGATATCAATACGCCGGATTTTGGCGATGCCGTCACCATTAAAGAAGGAGAACTTCCTGTCTTCTGGGCCTGCGGAGTAACTCCACAGGTTGCAATTGAACAAGCGAAACCTGAATTCTGTATTACCCACAGCCCGGGCCATATGCTGATAACTGATCTGCCAAACAGCCGACTGGCTGTGCTGTAAAGGAGCACTCTCTATGTCATTACGTCTTAATTGTGATCTGGGTGAAAGCTTTGGTTCCTGGAAAATGGGACTGGATGAAGCCGTCATGCCGCATATCGATCAGGCCAATATCGCCTGTGGCTTTCACGCGGGTGATCCGCTGGTCTTGCAGAAGACACTCGCCCTGGCGAAGGAAAACAATGTCACCATCGGTGCCCACCCTGGCTATCCGGATCTAGTCGGATTTGGCCGTCGAAGCATCAAAGCCTCTACTGCAGAGTTAAAAGCGATGGTGCAGTACCAGATCGCAGCTATCGATGGAATGGCATTAACTCAGGGCATGACCCTGAGCTACGTTAAGCCTCACGGCGCTATGTACAACGATATGATGGCTGACGCTGCCATACGCAAAACCATCATGCAGGCTGTCGCCGAGTATCATCGTCCACTGGTTCTTATGCTTCAGAGCACGCCTCAATTTGAGCAACACCTTGAGGAAGCTAAAGCGGCCGGCATAGAACTTTGGTTTGAGATCTTTGCTGATCGTTGTTATGACGACGATGGCAAGTTATTAGCCCGCACCAAGCCAGGAGCCGTTCACACCAAAGAGAAGATGCTAACTCAGGTTAAACAGCTTAAAGAACAAGGTACCGTCACTACCGTTAGCGGGCGTACCTTAAACCTGCGCGCTGATACCCTTTGTGTTCATGGTGACAATATGGACGGCGTTAATGCTATTGAGGAAATTAGAGAGTTGATCCGCCAATGATTAGCATGGCAGACAACAGCATCCGAATCGAAGTGGCAGGCGAAAATGCTCTGATCATCTACTTTGGTGAAAAGACTGACCCAAGCGTGTCGGCACGGGTCCAACAAGCGGTTACCATTCTTGAGACTGAGTTAAATGGCAAGCTGATCGATATGGTGCCTTCCTATGCGTCATTGCTGGTGATTTATGATCAGTTGGCAACTGACCACCTGGAAGTACGCAGCACCATACGCAAGGTACTTAACCAATTGAGCGATGCCGTTAACACAGAGGGTAATCTGGTTATCCTGCCTGCATATTACAGCAGGGAATCG
The genomic region above belongs to Amphritea japonica ATCC BAA-1530 and contains:
- a CDS encoding GGDEF domain-containing protein, whose protein sequence is MIENRQTSPQSQLQTISICVVSVLVFIVLFFGVRSYEERVAVQAIRLAIEHRVDEVNYELAGEARDIETLWQAYGPQQELTEEEFYSLADPIVQSHHTFLPLLIALMGGGLAFVMLGMWLNMSGRTRTYHKVIKSKELELQQSQEKLASLVVSDDLTGLANDRHFSQMLNTECRRAVREFSPLTLMLINADKIEGAEDSSARQKLCQIATILESAISRPGDLAARIGDHRFALLLPATNEQSPVLAERLCQEVREAHTEGEALSISIGTCTMQPSVQLTAENILASVEVALNDAVANGGDQVRARTEDPRDIPVTFSN
- a CDS encoding glutathione S-transferase N-terminal domain-containing protein, giving the protein MIDLYTWGTPNGRKISIMLEATGLPYRVYPIDIQDGDQYDADFLAISPNNKIPAIIDDEGPDGETVKLFESGAILLYLAEKTGDFIPTHPLKRLECLQWLMWQMGGFGPMLGQLHHFNRFAKEKNPYAIKRYNDETQRLWGVLDKQLTDHTFIIDRELSIADFAIYPWTKRFEWQSINPEDFPHVLAWMERMNHIEFVQRGMAVP
- a CDS encoding DUF924 family protein, which codes for MTEQIEEVLQFWFGELKQGFPVTNRKKLWWFGDEKMDRLIEELFGHQVRMAIWGQLDDWSGQPRGRLALILLLDQFTRSIYRGAVDAFAGDQRAEQLCREGISNGHDTALEASERLFFYMPLEHAEEMSAQNLCVAQLEGMLCATPREQRHHIDNALDFANEHRDLIARFGRFPHRNEILSRSSTPEELAYLNQPHKRYGQ
- a CDS encoding 5-oxoprolinase subunit PxpA encodes the protein MSLRLNCDLGESFGSWKMGLDEAVMPHIDQANIACGFHAGDPLVLQKTLALAKENNVTIGAHPGYPDLVGFGRRSIKASTAELKAMVQYQIAAIDGMALTQGMTLSYVKPHGAMYNDMMADAAIRKTIMQAVAEYHRPLVLMLQSTPQFEQHLEEAKAAGIELWFEIFADRCYDDDGKLLARTKPGAVHTKEKMLTQVKQLKEQGTVTTVSGRTLNLRADTLCVHGDNMDGVNAIEEIRELIRQ
- a CDS encoding putative hydro-lyase; this encodes MNKEMTPFEIRQHIRSGEFTGNTSGYGQGFVQGNLAIMPKEWANDFLQFCQKNPKPCPIVGMSSQPGEFMLPDLGQEIDIRSDVPKYRIYEHGILTREVADLTPFWRDDLVTFVLGCSFSFEEALIADGLEVRNITEGVNVPMYRTNIECKSAGRFSGTTVVSMRPMKAADAIRAVQICTRFPSVHGAPLHLGDPSQIGINDINTPDFGDAVTIKEGELPVFWACGVTPQVAIEQAKPEFCITHSPGHMLITDLPNSRLAVL
- a CDS encoding EAL and HDOD domain-containing protein → MAQDILMARQPIYDQHLNVVAYELLYRSKDSLQNNLIEDGNSATSQVLLNNYTSIYQSGKLTKLPAFINLTKEMVKSDQIPELSRQHIVLEILEGMEVDDELISGVQRFVDEGYKVALDDFIYSPEYDPIIRMAHIVKLDILEMTDEELVRHVKILKPFGVTLLAEKIETQAEFERCHALGFKLFQGYFLCRPQLVQGKQLNSNEIVMVELMSALADPNVTPASIERIVKKDPQLTFRILRIVNSSFYNLIRKIDSLEEAIVLLGISEVKRWCALIAFSDQNGKPEELTRHTLVRARMCEILAEESDGMSGSTAFMMGVVSGLDALLDIPIEDILEQVFLTEEIELAILMGEGNYGQLLTNVDNLIQGRWNHLSALQTEQALSESYINSLQWVTEISEKMI
- the hpf gene encoding ribosome hibernation-promoting factor, HPF/YfiA family, which gives rise to MNINITNRNDKVSPALRDKIESWLEESQKRYNVITSAQVTVEKSNGKEEIVEATIHATGKDLFAKASEENLFAALDSLAHKIDKQLAKIRDIQTNKKGSGIPVMAEPEEEISEEE
- a CDS encoding SH3 domain-containing protein, giving the protein MKTAIVKPALLVFLCLFSSLSQAFEYFMVNRAAEVFTDPGGKEVMSQLAKGNVLLEIDKQGEWSKVFFLTAKKQPLKGWVLSKNLTAQQQGATRSVSEGSGEYYTVTVAALRLRRGPGSEHPVVGGLKRNQMVKQLHRDGEWIKVRYRNESGKTAQAWTAARFLQPAKAASKANTTVSSSRAATPNADATISFSRVKGTQVNFRSGPGSNYRVVGQLSHPQEVEVIASQKEWKKIRTDLEGKQVTGWIVERLLEAR
- a CDS encoding FGGY family carbohydrate kinase, whose protein sequence is MHSDLCLVMDQGSHSSRAMIFDRFGHCHSQGQVRIKTQLTQPNRAEQQPEQILISLKRAALEAISTLKREDRARLRNAALITQQSSMLCWDADSGSALTPVISWQDRRGSHYIDEIMPLASMIRQLTGLYPNAHLAASKLRWCLDHLSFTTAKHRVRGGPIAAWLIKQLVHEQPDLVDGVNASRTMLYSINEKNWHPELLNLFELPDSLLPTICPSTFHFGTLRLPGCELPLDFVSGGQAAALFAFGPPSQENLHINLGIGGSLNRVLTERGLHPQEKLLHSLVLSGKQPLFSAEGTVNGVANALEWALNICRPESQNLDEWPAQFPDPPLFMNMVGGVGSPYWNALDRSCWLNDSEDPKARMVAVMESIIFLICNNIVAMSALPKAKQIIIGGGVSQLDYICQGIADLSGISVLRYEQHELSSLGAAWHAMPNSHREFKPETQFSPRENIPLEERYKKWLEVFREHLAKLDD